The following coding sequences are from one Niveibacterium umoris window:
- a CDS encoding TlpA family protein disulfide reductase: MNADRMRRAVSVALIVVVAAVAAYAGWRAGQHRDDATESPTVVTNTAAVEQLLAAHLQDPQGQNLAMNQWRGKVLVVNFWATWCPPCRREMPLLDAAQRKWADKGLQVVGVGIDEAAAIRDYAKANAFAMPLLIGDPALISLTEQFGNTQQALPFSVIIGRDGRVKHTKLGAFKDDMLDRMLTPLLAD; this comes from the coding sequence ATGAACGCTGATCGCATGCGGCGAGCGGTTTCGGTCGCACTCATCGTGGTGGTCGCCGCGGTGGCGGCATACGCCGGCTGGCGCGCAGGCCAGCATCGCGACGACGCCACCGAGTCCCCAACTGTCGTCACAAATACCGCCGCCGTGGAGCAACTGCTCGCCGCCCACCTGCAGGATCCACAGGGGCAGAACCTTGCCATGAACCAGTGGCGTGGCAAGGTTCTGGTGGTCAACTTCTGGGCCACCTGGTGTCCGCCCTGCCGACGCGAGATGCCCTTGCTCGACGCCGCACAACGCAAATGGGCGGACAAAGGGCTTCAGGTGGTTGGCGTCGGCATCGACGAAGCGGCCGCCATTCGCGACTACGCGAAGGCCAACGCCTTCGCAATGCCCTTGCTGATCGGCGATCCGGCATTGATCTCACTCACCGAACAGTTCGGCAACACCCAGCAAGCCCTGCCGTTTTCGGTCATCATCGGGCGGGACGGCAGGGTCAAGCACACCAAACTCGGCGCGTTCAAGGACGACATGCTG